In one Procambarus clarkii isolate CNS0578487 chromosome 87, FALCON_Pclarkii_2.0, whole genome shotgun sequence genomic region, the following are encoded:
- the ABCB7 gene encoding iron-sulfur clusters transporter ABCB7, mitochondrial isoform X1 — protein sequence MAGQLMMLGRRSCSQLAFSPHAFPLLAYTFSRQLHKHHRNNTQLKTFPSSRRVYSKVGLSTSGWSSTPGPLRGKFQAWQMHQGLGVRNCFHPGASALTRDYVGVAAKEVTGREMLGALASHVWPKESPAVKARVMTALGLLVTAKLVNVQVPFIFKDAINYLNEYTGDVLAMTDPSSTVATTAISLMIGYGIARTGAAGFNELRNAVFAKVAQDSIRKIARNVFLHLHSLDLNFHLNRQTGALSKAIDRGSRGINFVMSALVFNVVPTIFEVSLVSGILAYKCGWEFAAVTVMSIAAYAAFTLSITQWRTHFRVQMNKAENEAGNRAIDSLINYETVKYFGNENYEADQYDKYLKKYERASLKTATSLALLNWGQNAIFSVALSAMMVLATKEIIAGNLTVGDLVMVNGLLFQLSLPLNFLGSVYREVRQALIDMQTMFTLMKQPAAIMDAQSAVPLRISQEEATITFKNVSFAYTPENLILNNLSFTVPAGKKIAIVGGSGSGKSTIVRLLYRFYEPNSGSITINNQDIAAVTMDSLRRVIAVVPQDCVLFHDTIAYNLHYGDLSKDSSEVEKVAKIAELHDSIISWSKGYNTQVGERGLKLSGGEKQRVAIARAILKNAPILIFDEATSSLDSITEQSIMGALRYATEGRTSICIAHRLSTIIDADEILVLDEGRVAEQGTHEHLLVQDGYYTKLWNSQHNLQRE from the exons GTAGGATTAAGCACATCAGGATGGTCTTCAACACCAGGGCCTCTGAGAGGAAAGTTTCAAGCATGGCAGATGCACCAGGGACTTGGTGTGCGCAACTGTTTTCACCCAGGAGCCAGTGCTCTCACAAGAGACTATGTTGGGGTTGCTGCAAAGGAAGTGACGGGGCGGGAGATGCTGGGGGCTCTGGCATCACATGTCTGGCCAAAA GAAAGCCCAGCAGTTAAAGCACGTGTGATGACTGCTCTTGGACTTTTGGTTACAGCTAAGCTGGTCAACGTACAGGTACCTTTCATATTTAAGGATGCCATTAATTATTTGAATGAGTACACTGGAGATGTGCTGGCCATGACAGACCCATCATCAACTGTGGCCACAACTGCTATATCTCTTATGATTGGAT ATGGAATTGCCCGTACAGGAGCTGCTGGTTTCAACGAGCTTCGCAATGCTGTGTTTGCTAAAGTTGCACAGGATTCCATCCGGAAAATTGCAAGGAATGTATTTCTGCATCTCCATAGTCTTGACCTGAATTTTCATCTGAACAGGCAGACTGGGGCACTGTCCAAGGCTATTGACCGAGGCAGTCGAGGAATCAATTTTGTGATGTCGGCGCTCGTGTTCAATGTTGTTCCCACAATATTTGAAGTGAGCCTTGTATCAGGGATATTG GCCTATAAATGTGGTTGGGAGTTTGCTGCTGTAACAGTAATGTCAATTGCAGCATATGCGGCATTTACCTTGAGCATCACACAGTGGCGCACACATTTTCGTGTACAGATGAATAAAGCTGAGAATGAAGCTGGGAACAGAGCCATAGACTCACTAATCAACTATGAGACTGTTAAG TACTTTGGCAATGAGAACTACGAGGCTGACCAATATGATAAGTACCTGAAGAAGTATGAGCGAGCCTCCTTGAAAACTGCAACATCCTTGGCCTTGTTAAATTGGGGTCAGAATGCAATATTCAGTGTTGCACTGTCAGCCATGATGGTCCTTGCAACCAAGGAAATTATTGCAG GTAATTTAACGGTTGGTGACCTTGTCATGGTTAATGGGCTTTTGTTCCAACTGTCCTTGCCTCTAAATTTCCTGGGGTCAGTTTACCGTGAGGTCCGCCAGGCTCTCATTGACATGCAAACCATGTTTACATTGATGAAACAGCCTGCTGCTATTATG GATGCCCAATCTGCAGTTCCACTGAGAATTTCTCAGGAAGAGGCAACAATAACTTTTAAAAATGTAAGCTTTGCATACACACCAGAGAATCTTATCTTAAATAACCTGAGTTTCACTGTTCCTGCTGGCAAGAAGATCGCTATTGTTGGAGGCTCAGGATCAGG GAAATCCACAATTGTGCGTCTCTTGTATCGCTTCTATGAACCCAACAGTGGTAGCATTACAATCAACAATCAAGATATTGCTGCTGTAACCATGGATAGTTTAAGAAGGGTCATTGCTGTAGTCCCTCAG GACTGTGTGTTATTCCATGACACCATAGCATACAACCTGCACTATGGTGACCTCTCTAAGGATAGCAGCGAAGTGGAGAAGGTTGCAAAGATAGCCGAGCTCCATGATTCCATTATCAGCTGGAGCAAGGGATATAATACTCAG GTGGGCGAGCGGGGCCTGAAGTTGTCTGGTGGAGAGAAGCAGAGGGTAGCAATTGCACGAGCGATTTTGAAAAATGCACCTATACTGATCTTTGATGAAGCGACTTCCTCCCTTGATTCTATTACTGAACAG AGTATAATGGGTGCCTTGAGATATGCTACAGAAGGAAGAACATCTATTTGTATAGCTCACCGTCTGTCAACCATAATTGATGCTGACGAAATCCTTGTTTTGGACGAGGGTCGTGTTGCAGAGCAGGGCACACATGAACACCTGCTTGTTCAAGATGGGTATTATACAAAGCTGTGGAATTCACAGCACAATTTGCAAAGAGAATGA
- the ABCB7 gene encoding iron-sulfur clusters transporter ABCB7, mitochondrial isoform X2, translated as MHQGLGVRNCFHPGASALTRDYVGVAAKEVTGREMLGALASHVWPKESPAVKARVMTALGLLVTAKLVNVQVPFIFKDAINYLNEYTGDVLAMTDPSSTVATTAISLMIGYGIARTGAAGFNELRNAVFAKVAQDSIRKIARNVFLHLHSLDLNFHLNRQTGALSKAIDRGSRGINFVMSALVFNVVPTIFEVSLVSGILAYKCGWEFAAVTVMSIAAYAAFTLSITQWRTHFRVQMNKAENEAGNRAIDSLINYETVKYFGNENYEADQYDKYLKKYERASLKTATSLALLNWGQNAIFSVALSAMMVLATKEIIAGNLTVGDLVMVNGLLFQLSLPLNFLGSVYREVRQALIDMQTMFTLMKQPAAIMDAQSAVPLRISQEEATITFKNVSFAYTPENLILNNLSFTVPAGKKIAIVGGSGSGKSTIVRLLYRFYEPNSGSITINNQDIAAVTMDSLRRVIAVVPQDCVLFHDTIAYNLHYGDLSKDSSEVEKVAKIAELHDSIISWSKGYNTQVGERGLKLSGGEKQRVAIARAILKNAPILIFDEATSSLDSITEQSIMGALRYATEGRTSICIAHRLSTIIDADEILVLDEGRVAEQGTHEHLLVQDGYYTKLWNSQHNLQRE; from the exons ATGCACCAGGGACTTGGTGTGCGCAACTGTTTTCACCCAGGAGCCAGTGCTCTCACAAGAGACTATGTTGGGGTTGCTGCAAAGGAAGTGACGGGGCGGGAGATGCTGGGGGCTCTGGCATCACATGTCTGGCCAAAA GAAAGCCCAGCAGTTAAAGCACGTGTGATGACTGCTCTTGGACTTTTGGTTACAGCTAAGCTGGTCAACGTACAGGTACCTTTCATATTTAAGGATGCCATTAATTATTTGAATGAGTACACTGGAGATGTGCTGGCCATGACAGACCCATCATCAACTGTGGCCACAACTGCTATATCTCTTATGATTGGAT ATGGAATTGCCCGTACAGGAGCTGCTGGTTTCAACGAGCTTCGCAATGCTGTGTTTGCTAAAGTTGCACAGGATTCCATCCGGAAAATTGCAAGGAATGTATTTCTGCATCTCCATAGTCTTGACCTGAATTTTCATCTGAACAGGCAGACTGGGGCACTGTCCAAGGCTATTGACCGAGGCAGTCGAGGAATCAATTTTGTGATGTCGGCGCTCGTGTTCAATGTTGTTCCCACAATATTTGAAGTGAGCCTTGTATCAGGGATATTG GCCTATAAATGTGGTTGGGAGTTTGCTGCTGTAACAGTAATGTCAATTGCAGCATATGCGGCATTTACCTTGAGCATCACACAGTGGCGCACACATTTTCGTGTACAGATGAATAAAGCTGAGAATGAAGCTGGGAACAGAGCCATAGACTCACTAATCAACTATGAGACTGTTAAG TACTTTGGCAATGAGAACTACGAGGCTGACCAATATGATAAGTACCTGAAGAAGTATGAGCGAGCCTCCTTGAAAACTGCAACATCCTTGGCCTTGTTAAATTGGGGTCAGAATGCAATATTCAGTGTTGCACTGTCAGCCATGATGGTCCTTGCAACCAAGGAAATTATTGCAG GTAATTTAACGGTTGGTGACCTTGTCATGGTTAATGGGCTTTTGTTCCAACTGTCCTTGCCTCTAAATTTCCTGGGGTCAGTTTACCGTGAGGTCCGCCAGGCTCTCATTGACATGCAAACCATGTTTACATTGATGAAACAGCCTGCTGCTATTATG GATGCCCAATCTGCAGTTCCACTGAGAATTTCTCAGGAAGAGGCAACAATAACTTTTAAAAATGTAAGCTTTGCATACACACCAGAGAATCTTATCTTAAATAACCTGAGTTTCACTGTTCCTGCTGGCAAGAAGATCGCTATTGTTGGAGGCTCAGGATCAGG GAAATCCACAATTGTGCGTCTCTTGTATCGCTTCTATGAACCCAACAGTGGTAGCATTACAATCAACAATCAAGATATTGCTGCTGTAACCATGGATAGTTTAAGAAGGGTCATTGCTGTAGTCCCTCAG GACTGTGTGTTATTCCATGACACCATAGCATACAACCTGCACTATGGTGACCTCTCTAAGGATAGCAGCGAAGTGGAGAAGGTTGCAAAGATAGCCGAGCTCCATGATTCCATTATCAGCTGGAGCAAGGGATATAATACTCAG GTGGGCGAGCGGGGCCTGAAGTTGTCTGGTGGAGAGAAGCAGAGGGTAGCAATTGCACGAGCGATTTTGAAAAATGCACCTATACTGATCTTTGATGAAGCGACTTCCTCCCTTGATTCTATTACTGAACAG AGTATAATGGGTGCCTTGAGATATGCTACAGAAGGAAGAACATCTATTTGTATAGCTCACCGTCTGTCAACCATAATTGATGCTGACGAAATCCTTGTTTTGGACGAGGGTCGTGTTGCAGAGCAGGGCACACATGAACACCTGCTTGTTCAAGATGGGTATTATACAAAGCTGTGGAATTCACAGCACAATTTGCAAAGAGAATGA